A single genomic interval of Vulpes vulpes isolate BD-2025 chromosome 3, VulVul3, whole genome shotgun sequence harbors:
- the CCL24 gene encoding C-C motif chemokine 24, producing the protein MAGLATFVVSLLLVTLCAHCIDPAGSVSIPSSCCMSFISKKVPENRVVSYQLLNGSVCPKAGVVFTTKKNQKFCGDPQLHWVQKLMKNIEARRKKVSPGVRAMSTKALVQRYPANSTSI; encoded by the exons ATGGCAGGCCTTGCGACCTTTGTGGTTAGTCTCCTGCTTGTGACCTTGTGTGCCCACTGCATCGATCCTGCAG GCTCTGTATCCATCCCCTCTTCCTGCTGCATGTCCTTCATTTCCAAGAAAGTTCCGGAGAACCGAGTGGTTAGCTACCAGCTGCTCAATGGGAGCGTCTGTCCTAAGGCAGGAGTGGT CTTCACCACCAAGAAGAACCAGAAGTTCTGTGGCGATCCCCAGCTGCACTGGGTCCAGAAGTTGATGAAGAACATAGAGGCCAGGAGGAAGAAGGTGTCTCCTGGGGTCAGGGCAATGAGCACCAAAGCCCTGGTGCAGAGGTACCCTGCCAACAGCACCTCCATCTAA
- the CCL26 gene encoding C-C motif chemokine 26, translating into MKSFPVAFLVLLIFILSVHRGVTTRGSDVAKFCCFQYSHKILPWKWIQSYKFTRSSCSQQAVIFTTKKGHKVCAQPKEKWVQRYIALLREQQQS; encoded by the exons ATGAAAAGCTTTCCTGTTGCCTTTCTTGTTCTCCTGATCTTCATCCTGAGTGTCCATCGTGGAGTTACCACAC GTGGCAGTGATGTGGCCAAGTTCTGCTGCTTCCAATATAGCCACAAGATCCTTCCCTGGAAGTGGATACAATCCTATAAATTCACCAGGAGCAGCTGCTCCCAGCAGGCTGTGAT ATTCACTACTAAAAAAGGCCATAAAGTCTGTGCACAGCCAAAGGAAAAATGGGTGCAAAGATATATTGCTTTACTCAGAGAACAGCAGCAATCgtga